The following are encoded in a window of Nakamurella sp. A5-74 genomic DNA:
- a CDS encoding ABC transporter permease: MTDSDSGKGLSLDDVRGAGVEASLRPTTTGARIAHLLQRDGVGATVVLVLVIIFAASTVDGFGSIGNIRNVLISVSFPAIIAIGMTMVIVTGGIDLSLGSVYALAAILCTKVLDVSKGMGGNAIAGIALALGAALLIGLVQGVLIARVGLPPFIVTLAGLYGVRGLVYFVSNNGNDVYSAPQSGAFYQFGTGTVFTIGYPVVLALILYLLAHVTLSRTSFGLTAYALGGSEDASSLMGLKVRSTKIRLYVISAGLAGVAGILAAAYSQSGTPDLGRGFELNAIAAVVIGGTLLTGGAGSLIGTAAGVLLLGVVSSYINLGTDLPQAAQAVVTGAFVIVVVIVQRYLNRVQRR; the protein is encoded by the coding sequence GTGACCGACAGCGACAGCGGAAAGGGCCTGTCCCTCGACGACGTCAGGGGCGCCGGGGTGGAGGCGTCCCTGCGGCCCACCACCACCGGGGCCAGGATTGCCCACCTGCTGCAGCGGGACGGTGTCGGAGCAACCGTCGTGCTGGTGCTCGTGATCATCTTCGCGGCCAGCACGGTCGACGGATTCGGCTCGATCGGCAACATCCGCAACGTGCTGATCTCGGTGTCCTTCCCGGCGATCATTGCCATCGGCATGACCATGGTGATCGTCACCGGCGGCATCGACCTGTCGCTCGGGTCGGTGTACGCGCTGGCCGCGATCCTGTGCACCAAGGTTCTCGATGTGTCGAAGGGAATGGGCGGCAACGCCATCGCCGGCATCGCGCTGGCCCTCGGGGCGGCGCTGCTGATCGGACTGGTGCAGGGGGTGCTGATCGCGCGAGTCGGGTTGCCGCCGTTCATCGTCACGCTGGCCGGCCTGTACGGCGTGCGTGGACTGGTCTACTTCGTCAGCAACAACGGGAATGACGTCTACTCGGCTCCCCAGTCCGGGGCGTTCTACCAATTCGGCACCGGCACGGTGTTCACCATCGGTTATCCGGTGGTGCTTGCCCTCATCCTGTACCTACTCGCCCACGTCACGTTGTCGCGCACCTCATTCGGGCTCACCGCGTATGCCCTTGGTGGCAGTGAGGACGCCTCATCGCTGATGGGCTTGAAAGTGCGGAGCACCAAGATCAGGTTGTACGTGATCTCGGCCGGCCTGGCCGGTGTGGCCGGCATCCTGGCCGCGGCCTACAGCCAGTCCGGAACGCCCGACCTGGGGCGCGGTTTCGAGTTGAATGCGATTGCCGCGGTGGTGATCGGCGGCACTCTACTGACCGGAGGCGCCGGTTCGTTGATCGGGACCGCGGCCGGGGTGCTGCTGCTCGGCGTGGTCAGCAGCTACATCAACCTCGGCACCGATCTCCCCCAGGCCGCGCAGGCCGTGGTCACCGGCGCGTTCGTGATCGTCGTGGTCATCGTCCAGCGCTACCTGAACCGGGTCCAGCGGCGCTAG
- a CDS encoding DUF6328 family protein produces MSSDPAAGQSGPAPERRRSSDPGAGYVRRETQAQRLDRNFAEMLQEVRVAQAGVQILFGFLLSLAFQARFSSLDTFQLDVYLVTLIAAALAVTFLTGPVAAHRLLFRRGLKDFLVHYTARLTTIGIGFLAVSVVGGVLLVVDVLLSRPVAISIGSALVAIGIVVWLVIPATMLRRRRDPQLFEELDQS; encoded by the coding sequence ATGAGCTCCGATCCAGCGGCCGGGCAGAGCGGCCCCGCGCCCGAGCGTCGGCGCTCGTCCGATCCCGGGGCCGGGTACGTCCGACGGGAGACGCAGGCGCAGCGACTCGACCGCAACTTTGCCGAGATGCTCCAGGAAGTACGGGTCGCGCAGGCCGGAGTGCAGATCCTGTTCGGATTCCTGCTCTCGCTGGCGTTCCAGGCGCGCTTCTCGTCCCTCGACACCTTCCAGCTCGACGTCTACCTGGTCACCCTGATCGCTGCCGCGCTCGCCGTCACTTTCCTCACCGGACCCGTTGCAGCGCACCGCCTTCTCTTCCGGAGAGGGCTCAAGGACTTCCTGGTCCACTACACCGCGAGGCTCACCACGATCGGCATCGGCTTCCTGGCGGTGAGCGTCGTCGGCGGGGTGCTGCTGGTGGTCGACGTGCTGCTCTCCCGCCCGGTCGCGATCAGCATCGGATCGGCCTTGGTGGCCATCGGGATCGTGGTCTGGCTGGTGATTCCGGCGACCATGCTCCGTCGCCGGCGGGATCCGCAGCTGTTCGAGGAGCTGGATCAGAGCTAG
- the tgt gene encoding tRNA guanosine(34) transglycosylase Tgt, with protein sequence MTGTASTTFDFRPRTRLPDTHGRTGVIRTPHGEIRTPAFIAVGTKATVKAVTPEQIDEAGAQAVLANAYHLYLQPGPDIVDAAGGLGRFMGWPGPTFTDSGGFQVMSLGVGFKKVLAMNTEGVRSDEVIAPGKTRMAAVDEEGVTFTSFIDGSRHRFTPEASMQIQHQLGADIIFAFDELTTLMNTREYQEASVERTRRWAQRCLDEHHRQTLARAGKPQQALFGVVQGAQYEDLRRSAVRGLLELHGPDGRGFDGYGIGGALEKENLGTIVGWCSQELPPDKPRHLLGISEPDDIVVAIAAGADTFDCVSPSRVARNGAIYSRGGRYNVTAARFKRDFSPLDEGCDCYTCGQYTRAYLHHLFKARERLFATLCTIHNERFIIRLVDDLRQAIEDGMFAEVSGRFLDDYYAGSRATP encoded by the coding sequence ATGACGGGCACCGCTTCCACGACTTTCGACTTCCGCCCTCGGACCCGGCTCCCCGACACCCATGGCCGGACCGGCGTCATCAGGACGCCGCACGGTGAGATCCGCACGCCGGCCTTCATCGCAGTGGGTACCAAGGCGACCGTCAAAGCTGTCACCCCGGAACAGATCGACGAGGCCGGCGCCCAGGCTGTGCTCGCCAATGCCTATCACCTCTATCTGCAGCCGGGGCCCGACATCGTCGATGCCGCAGGTGGTCTGGGCCGTTTCATGGGCTGGCCGGGACCGACGTTCACCGACTCCGGCGGGTTCCAGGTGATGAGCCTGGGCGTCGGTTTCAAGAAGGTGCTGGCGATGAACACCGAGGGCGTCCGATCCGACGAGGTGATCGCGCCGGGGAAGACCAGGATGGCGGCCGTCGACGAGGAGGGTGTCACGTTCACCTCGTTCATCGACGGGAGCAGGCATCGCTTCACCCCCGAGGCGTCGATGCAGATCCAGCACCAGCTCGGGGCGGACATCATCTTCGCCTTCGACGAGCTGACGACGCTGATGAACACCCGCGAGTACCAGGAGGCGTCGGTCGAGCGGACCCGCCGGTGGGCCCAGCGCTGCCTCGACGAGCACCATCGGCAGACCCTGGCGCGGGCGGGCAAGCCGCAGCAAGCCTTGTTCGGGGTCGTCCAAGGTGCCCAGTACGAGGACCTGCGCCGCTCCGCCGTGCGCGGTCTGCTGGAGTTGCACGGTCCTGACGGCCGCGGGTTCGACGGCTACGGCATCGGCGGGGCGTTGGAGAAGGAGAACCTGGGCACGATCGTGGGCTGGTGCTCGCAGGAGTTGCCACCGGACAAGCCCCGTCACCTGCTGGGCATTTCCGAGCCGGACGACATCGTGGTGGCGATCGCGGCCGGCGCCGACACCTTCGACTGTGTATCGCCGTCACGGGTCGCCCGCAACGGTGCGATCTACTCCCGCGGCGGGCGCTACAACGTCACCGCGGCGCGCTTCAAGCGCGACTTCTCACCCCTCGACGAGGGCTGCGACTGCTACACCTGCGGCCAGTACACGCGCGCGTACCTGCACCACCTGTTCAAGGCCAGGGAGCGGCTGTTCGCCACGCTGTGCACGATTCACAACGAACGGTTCATCATCCGGTTGGTGGACGACCTGCGGCAGGCGATCGAGGACGGCATGTTCGCCGAGGTCTCCGGCCGCTTCCTGGACGACTACTACGCGGGGTCGCGCGCCACTCCCTGA
- a CDS encoding queuosine precursor transporter — MTRPQKPGPADAPPQRAAVFAHTGPGYYPVLVSVFCCLLLLSNIAATKGISFGFVLSDGGVFLFPLTYVIGDVLSEVYGLRATRRAILIGFAMSLLASLTFYVVSKATPAPGYGSQAAFDAVLGVVPRIVFASVCGYLIGEFLNSYVMVKLKQRGGERKLWLRLVSSTLVGEFFDTLIFCSIAGPAIGIEKFGDLVNYTVLGFALKVGVEIILLPITYRVIAFIKKREPSYQAAIAAQLPAGDLGSRDQGVARDPA, encoded by the coding sequence GTGACCAGACCCCAGAAGCCCGGACCTGCCGACGCACCACCGCAGCGGGCCGCCGTCTTCGCGCATACCGGCCCCGGGTACTACCCGGTCCTGGTGTCGGTCTTCTGCTGTCTGCTGCTGCTGTCCAACATCGCTGCCACCAAGGGGATCTCGTTCGGTTTCGTACTGTCGGACGGCGGTGTCTTCCTGTTCCCGCTGACCTACGTCATCGGTGACGTGCTCAGCGAGGTCTACGGTCTGCGTGCGACCAGGCGGGCCATCCTGATCGGCTTCGCGATGTCGCTGCTGGCGTCGTTGACGTTCTACGTCGTGAGCAAGGCCACCCCGGCACCCGGGTACGGCTCGCAGGCCGCGTTCGATGCGGTGCTCGGGGTCGTCCCGCGGATCGTGTTCGCCAGCGTCTGCGGCTACCTGATCGGTGAGTTCCTCAACTCCTACGTGATGGTGAAGCTGAAGCAGCGCGGAGGTGAGCGCAAGCTCTGGCTGCGTCTGGTGAGCTCGACCCTCGTCGGCGAGTTCTTCGACACGCTGATCTTCTGCTCGATCGCCGGCCCGGCCATCGGGATCGAGAAGTTCGGCGACCTGGTCAACTACACCGTGCTGGGCTTCGCCCTCAAGGTCGGCGTCGAGATCATCCTGCTGCCCATCACCTATCGGGTCATCGCGTTCATCAAGAAGCGCGAACCCAGCTACCAGGCTGCGATCGCAGCCCAGCTGCCTGCCGGGGATCTCGGCAGCCGCGATCAGGGAGTGGCGCGCGACCCCGCGTAG
- a CDS encoding peptidase codes for MDETTPSVEVAPLQSGSGLAGFLLLGRWPKDPVEWAKLLVLSVRIAAVPGLLRVSTVFAVLDDLPDDPHPGAVGLIAAAGPLIGENAVVPGQFAHPHPSAIVILHPPNSTISSVPEYETASGCVLLPGLPHLGLDHRAAWVEADVHGTVTQMISKSGVDPFQNPDTAALATFLAA; via the coding sequence GTGGACGAGACGACACCGTCGGTCGAAGTGGCTCCGTTGCAGAGTGGCAGCGGACTGGCAGGTTTCCTGTTGTTGGGACGGTGGCCGAAGGACCCCGTCGAGTGGGCGAAATTGTTGGTGCTGTCCGTCCGGATCGCCGCCGTCCCCGGGCTGCTCAGGGTGAGCACGGTGTTCGCGGTGCTGGACGACCTGCCCGACGACCCGCACCCCGGGGCAGTGGGACTGATCGCCGCAGCTGGTCCGCTGATCGGTGAGAACGCCGTGGTTCCAGGACAATTCGCCCATCCGCATCCCTCGGCGATCGTCATCCTCCATCCGCCGAACAGCACCATCTCCTCGGTGCCCGAGTACGAGACCGCATCCGGCTGCGTGCTGCTGCCGGGTCTGCCGCATCTCGGACTCGACCACCGCGCCGCCTGGGTGGAGGCGGACGTGCACGGCACGGTGACCCAGATGATCTCCAAGTCGGGTGTCGATCCGTTCCAGAACCCCGATACTGCAGCGCTGGCAACGTTTCTCGCTGCCTGA
- a CDS encoding VOC family protein codes for MTDSRPAIRATSITIMAPDPRALAAFYATLLGATVRDSEPARPGDPPEAGWAQLQAGAMTINVEWERAWAPPVWPATSGTQHSTQHLDLHVDDLPAASAWAIECGAREAPVQPQDDIRVMFDPAGHPFCLFT; via the coding sequence ATGACGGACTCCCGCCCGGCGATCCGGGCCACCTCGATCACGATCATGGCTCCCGATCCACGCGCGCTCGCCGCCTTCTACGCAACGCTGCTGGGCGCCACCGTGCGTGACTCCGAGCCGGCCCGGCCAGGGGATCCGCCGGAGGCGGGGTGGGCCCAGCTGCAGGCGGGCGCCATGACCATCAACGTCGAGTGGGAACGTGCGTGGGCTCCTCCGGTGTGGCCGGCGACGTCCGGGACCCAGCACTCCACCCAGCATCTCGATCTGCACGTCGACGATCTCCCGGCCGCTTCTGCCTGGGCCATCGAGTGCGGCGCTCGGGAGGCCCCCGTGCAACCTCAGGACGACATCCGGGTGATGTTCGATCCGGCCGGCCACCCGTTCTGCCTGTTCACCTGA
- the gluQRS gene encoding tRNA glutamyl-Q(34) synthetase GluQRS, giving the protein MVGAGRYAPSPSGDLHLGNLRTAVLAQLFARSSGHRFLLRVEDLDRVRPGAQERQLADLRAIGIVWDELVRQSERRPLYDAALAGLIADRRVYECFCTRREIQEAASAPHAPPGAYPGTCRNLTAAERAERTAARPAALRLRSEVADLTVTDLLTGPYTGQVDDFVLRRTDGIPAYNLAVVVDDDAQGVDQVVRGDDLLPSTPRQAYLAGLLGLPVPQYVHVPLVLGPSGARLAKRDGAVTLAELASDGVSADDVLSLLAVSLDLAEPGEPVSMPALERRFDPAGIPRAPWTWTG; this is encoded by the coding sequence GTGGTCGGCGCCGGTCGGTACGCCCCCAGTCCCTCGGGTGATCTGCATCTGGGCAATCTGCGAACGGCCGTGCTGGCACAGCTGTTCGCCCGCAGCTCCGGGCACCGCTTCCTGCTGCGGGTCGAGGACCTCGACCGGGTGCGGCCGGGCGCACAGGAGCGGCAGTTGGCGGATCTGCGTGCGATCGGGATCGTCTGGGACGAGCTGGTCCGGCAGTCCGAGCGACGCCCGCTGTACGACGCCGCGCTGGCCGGGCTGATCGCCGATCGCCGGGTCTACGAGTGCTTCTGTACGCGGCGGGAGATCCAGGAAGCGGCCAGCGCGCCCCATGCCCCGCCCGGCGCCTACCCGGGGACGTGCCGGAACCTGACCGCGGCCGAGCGCGCCGAACGTACCGCTGCCCGGCCGGCGGCGTTGCGGCTGCGCAGCGAAGTGGCGGACCTGACCGTCACCGATCTGCTGACCGGCCCGTACACCGGTCAGGTGGACGATTTCGTTCTGCGCCGGACGGACGGCATCCCGGCCTACAACTTGGCGGTGGTCGTCGACGACGACGCCCAGGGCGTCGACCAGGTGGTGCGCGGCGACGACCTGCTGCCGTCCACCCCGAGGCAGGCGTACCTGGCCGGGCTGCTGGGACTGCCGGTGCCGCAGTACGTCCACGTCCCGCTGGTACTGGGTCCGTCGGGCGCCCGGCTGGCCAAGCGGGACGGCGCCGTCACCCTGGCCGAGCTGGCCTCCGACGGCGTCAGCGCGGACGATGTGCTGTCGCTGTTGGCCGTGTCGCTGGACCTCGCCGAACCCGGGGAACCGGTGTCGATGCCGGCCCTGGAGCGCCGCTTCGACCCGGCAGGCATCCCCCGTGCCCCGTGGACGTGGACAGGCTGA
- a CDS encoding ABC transporter ATP-binding protein, giving the protein MTNVVEVVGVNKIYRRWRRPAQHAVRDLDLQVDRGGVFGFLGPNGSGKTTTIRLLLGLARADSGSMKLLGRSVPDELPQVIGRIGSLVETPLFFPNFSGRQNLSLLAQASRIPEARVEEMLELVDLRERAGDRVKAYSLGMKQRLGIAAALLKNPELLILDEPGNGLDAAGIREIRELIVRLGGSGVTVLLSSHQLSEVQQVCDRVAIMSKGQVIAAGSVADLVRSGSSGDFRVRVDDPAGLGRAALERHGFSVTAEVDHLRVGGVQDPARVTQALAQASLYLSELTPIAADLESVFLQITGDEEAAPSGTHSTRPREAS; this is encoded by the coding sequence GTGACGAACGTCGTCGAAGTGGTGGGCGTCAACAAGATCTACCGGCGGTGGCGCAGGCCTGCGCAGCACGCCGTGCGGGACCTGGATCTGCAGGTGGACCGTGGCGGCGTGTTCGGCTTCCTCGGCCCGAACGGGTCCGGCAAGACGACGACCATCCGGCTGCTGCTCGGCCTGGCCAGGGCGGACAGCGGCAGCATGAAGCTGCTCGGCCGTTCCGTCCCCGACGAGCTGCCGCAGGTGATCGGTCGGATCGGGTCGTTGGTCGAGACGCCGCTGTTCTTCCCGAACTTCAGCGGACGGCAGAACCTGTCGCTGCTGGCCCAGGCTTCGCGGATCCCCGAGGCCCGGGTGGAGGAGATGCTCGAGCTGGTCGACCTGCGGGAGCGGGCCGGGGACAGGGTGAAGGCCTATTCGCTGGGGATGAAGCAGCGGCTCGGCATCGCGGCTGCCCTGCTGAAGAACCCGGAGCTGCTGATCCTGGACGAACCGGGCAACGGCCTGGACGCAGCCGGGATCCGGGAGATCCGCGAGCTAATCGTCAGGCTCGGCGGGTCGGGGGTCACGGTGCTGCTCTCCTCGCACCAGCTCTCCGAGGTGCAGCAGGTGTGCGACCGCGTCGCGATCATGTCGAAGGGCCAGGTGATCGCCGCCGGTTCGGTCGCCGACCTGGTGCGGTCGGGATCCTCCGGTGACTTCCGGGTCAGGGTCGATGATCCGGCGGGCCTCGGCCGAGCGGCCCTGGAACGCCACGGGTTCAGCGTGACCGCCGAGGTCGACCACCTGCGGGTCGGTGGCGTGCAGGACCCCGCCCGAGTGACGCAGGCGTTGGCGCAGGCCTCGCTGTACCTGAGTGAGCTGACCCCGATCGCTGCCGATCTGGAGAGCGTCTTCCTGCAGATCACCGGCGACGAGGAGGCCGCGCCTTCCGGAACTCACAGCACGCGGCCACGGGAGGCGTCATGA
- a CDS encoding ABC transporter permease subunit yields the protein MTGVAQSGRHSLEPATEPTSAPTFGRLVRVELRRLRSRRFFVVLVGIGLLGYLIGLVVLATHFEKVTPEVMARATVARDVQLQQNQAYYQQCLTDPQRPSETPVAEYCGPEPTAQDMEVRWFVDVTPFDADRFQQLTLAVGIGVGMLGLFLGATSIGAEWSSRNLVAWLFWEPRRLRLLAAKLTALLGVLLVLAVLAQLIWYVTGKILLATKGIPVEQSDPPRPEFWTGLFEMQVRAALFVIPTSLLGFGLANLMRNTAATLGVALVYLLGVETVLSSLNPYLVPYQFTSAAVAWFLPGGLHYFVDPVYDPQTQEMNPQELVFTNLQGGLVLLAYAAVITIGSAWLFRRRDIS from the coding sequence ATGACGGGCGTCGCGCAATCAGGACGTCATTCGTTGGAGCCGGCGACCGAACCGACTTCGGCGCCGACCTTCGGACGGCTGGTACGGGTCGAGCTGCGTCGGCTGCGGTCCCGTCGATTCTTCGTCGTCCTCGTCGGCATCGGACTACTGGGGTACCTGATCGGCCTGGTGGTCCTGGCCACCCATTTCGAGAAGGTCACTCCCGAGGTGATGGCCAGGGCAACGGTTGCGCGCGACGTTCAGTTGCAGCAGAACCAGGCGTACTACCAGCAGTGCCTGACCGACCCGCAGCGACCGTCGGAGACCCCCGTCGCCGAATACTGCGGGCCCGAACCGACCGCACAGGACATGGAGGTCCGGTGGTTCGTCGACGTCACGCCTTTCGACGCCGACCGCTTCCAGCAGCTCACGCTCGCCGTCGGTATCGGTGTCGGCATGCTCGGCCTGTTCCTGGGTGCGACGTCCATCGGCGCCGAATGGTCCAGCCGCAACCTGGTCGCCTGGCTGTTCTGGGAGCCGCGACGTCTTCGGTTGCTGGCGGCCAAGCTGACCGCGCTGCTCGGCGTGCTGCTCGTGCTCGCGGTGCTGGCCCAGCTGATCTGGTACGTGACGGGCAAGATCCTGCTGGCCACCAAGGGGATCCCGGTGGAGCAGTCGGATCCGCCGAGGCCGGAGTTCTGGACCGGACTGTTCGAGATGCAGGTGCGCGCCGCCCTGTTCGTCATCCCGACATCTCTGCTCGGATTCGGCTTGGCGAACCTGATGCGCAACACCGCGGCCACCCTCGGGGTTGCCCTGGTCTACCTGCTGGGGGTCGAGACGGTGCTCTCCTCGTTGAACCCGTACCTGGTTCCCTACCAATTCACCAGCGCAGCGGTCGCCTGGTTCCTCCCCGGCGGGCTGCACTATTTCGTTGATCCGGTCTACGACCCGCAGACCCAGGAAATGAACCCGCAGGAGCTGGTGTTCACGAACCTGCAGGGCGGGTTGGTGCTGCTGGCCTATGCGGCCGTGATCACGATCGGCTCGGCCTGGCTGTTCCGTCGGCGCGACATCTCCTGA